A genomic window from Paenibacillus sp. FSL K6-0276 includes:
- a CDS encoding YlxQ family RNA-binding protein: MSKALSYLGLAMRAGKIVTGDEAVLKAVRSSEAKLVVLAGDASDNTQKKFRDKCGTYDIPLVIAFHRDSLGASIGKDQRVVLAITDKGFAEMISKQLGDTVGGGFID; encoded by the coding sequence ATGAGTAAGGCACTTTCTTATTTAGGGCTTGCCATGAGAGCAGGCAAGATAGTCACCGGCGATGAGGCTGTACTCAAAGCTGTACGGTCTTCAGAGGCGAAGCTGGTCGTTCTGGCAGGTGACGCTTCAGATAATACCCAAAAAAAGTTCCGTGATAAATGCGGAACCTACGATATTCCACTAGTAATCGCATTTCACCGAGACAGCCTCGGTGCAAGTATTGGTAAAGACCAGCGTGTAGTACTGGCCATTACGGATAAAGGATTCGCGGAAATGATCTCCAAGCAACTCGGAGATACTGTCGGAGGTGGATTTATTGACTAA
- a CDS encoding YlxR family protein, with protein sequence MKQRKVPLRKCVATQEMMPKKELIRVVRTPEGEVLIDLTGKKSGRGAYICGKLECFKLAQKNKALDRALKCQVSPEIYAQLAREFTSVEEQFLAAKDSEDNE encoded by the coding sequence ATGAAACAAAGAAAGGTGCCGCTGCGCAAATGCGTTGCTACCCAAGAGATGATGCCGAAGAAAGAGCTGATTCGAGTGGTTAGAACGCCTGAGGGCGAAGTGCTGATTGATCTGACAGGTAAGAAGTCAGGCCGTGGTGCTTACATATGCGGCAAGCTTGAATGCTTTAAGCTGGCACAGAAGAACAAAGCACTTGATCGCGCTTTGAAATGTCAAGTGAGTCCTGAAATCTATGCCCAGCTTGCCCGGGAGTTTACTTCCGTGGAAGAGCAGTTTCTAGCAGCAAAGGATAGTGAGGATAATGAGTAA
- the nusA gene encoding transcription termination factor NusA, with the protein MSMEFIEAMNELERERGISKDVLFEAIEAALISSYKRNFNAAQNVRVDMNRNTGVIKVFARKLIVEEVLDTRTEISLPAAREINPHFQLEDIAELEVTPRDFGRIAAQTAKQVVTQRIREAERGLIYNAFIDKEDDIVTGLVQRQDMRNIYIDLGKIEAVLPLSELMPGEKFKQSERIKAYITKVENTTKGPQIMLSRSHPGLLKRLFELEVPEIFDGVVEIRSVAREAGFRSKIAVYSRNPEVDPVGSCVGPRGTRVQTIVTELRGEKIDIVRYSDLVQEYVANALSPSKVLEVQVFEAEKMARVIVPDYQLSLAIGIKGQNARLAAKLTGWKIDIKSESQAEQEYGRPRTSIDEMHQDSVSID; encoded by the coding sequence ATGAGTATGGAGTTTATTGAAGCAATGAATGAGCTGGAAAGGGAGAGAGGCATCAGTAAAGATGTGCTGTTTGAAGCAATCGAAGCGGCGCTGATCTCTAGTTATAAACGTAATTTCAATGCGGCACAGAACGTGCGTGTTGACATGAACCGCAACACAGGTGTCATTAAAGTGTTTGCCCGAAAGCTAATTGTTGAGGAGGTCCTGGATACAAGGACTGAAATCTCATTGCCGGCAGCCAGAGAAATTAACCCGCATTTCCAGCTTGAGGATATCGCTGAGCTTGAAGTGACACCACGTGATTTCGGACGTATTGCTGCACAGACTGCAAAGCAGGTTGTAACTCAACGGATTCGCGAAGCAGAGCGTGGACTCATCTATAATGCTTTTATCGACAAAGAAGATGATATCGTTACAGGACTTGTACAACGTCAAGATATGCGGAACATCTACATTGATCTTGGTAAAATCGAAGCGGTTCTTCCGCTTAGTGAATTGATGCCAGGTGAGAAGTTCAAGCAAAGCGAGCGTATCAAGGCTTATATCACTAAAGTTGAGAACACCACTAAAGGACCGCAAATTATGCTGTCCCGCAGTCATCCCGGATTGCTGAAGCGTCTGTTTGAACTAGAAGTTCCGGAAATCTTTGACGGTGTGGTTGAAATTCGTTCCGTAGCTCGTGAAGCTGGCTTCCGTTCGAAGATTGCTGTGTATTCCCGCAATCCAGAAGTGGATCCAGTTGGTTCTTGCGTAGGTCCAAGAGGCACACGCGTTCAGACCATCGTTACTGAGCTTCGTGGCGAGAAGATCGATATCGTCCGTTATTCTGATCTGGTGCAGGAGTATGTGGCTAATGCACTTAGCCCTTCCAAGGTCCTTGAAGTTCAAGTCTTTGAAGCAGAGAAAATGGCACGAGTAATCGTTCCTGACTATCAATTATCACTAGCTATCGGTATTAAAGGGCAAAATGCACGTCTTGCTGCTAAGCTTACCGGCTGGAAAATTGATATCAAGAGTGAAAGTCAAGCGGAGCAGGAATACGGTAGACCGAGAACTTCTATTGATGAAATGCATCAGGATTCCGTCTCCATTGATTAA
- the rimP gene encoding ribosome maturation factor RimP, translating to MSTPKSKIKQTVEQMLGPYLDDNGFELVDVEYVKEGSNWFLRIFVDKEGGIDIDDCGSISEYFSQQLDENDPIPEAYFLEVSSPGAERPLKKAADVAKAVGKDVYVTVYEPIQGLKEFEGRLLSFENEELLISAGKKEHVVPYAKVASARLAIIF from the coding sequence TTGAGCACACCCAAATCTAAAATTAAACAAACGGTAGAGCAGATGCTCGGGCCCTATCTCGACGACAATGGTTTCGAACTGGTGGACGTTGAATACGTGAAGGAAGGCTCCAATTGGTTTCTGCGTATATTCGTAGATAAAGAAGGCGGCATTGATATTGATGACTGCGGAAGCATTAGCGAATATTTCAGCCAACAGTTGGATGAGAATGATCCTATCCCAGAGGCATATTTCCTTGAGGTTTCCTCGCCGGGAGCAGAGCGCCCTCTCAAAAAAGCTGCGGATGTAGCTAAAGCGGTAGGTAAGGACGTGTATGTGACTGTTTATGAGCCGATTCAAGGACTCAAAGAATTTGAAGGTCGTTTGCTCTCGTTCGAGAACGAGGAACTGCTCATCTCCGCGGGCAAAAAAGAACATGTAGTACCGTACGCCAAAGTCGCAAGCGCGAGATTGGCCATTATTTTTTAA